From one Thalassobaculum sp. OXR-137 genomic stretch:
- a CDS encoding PAS domain-containing protein, producing the protein MTAFTGAPTIPAPLGVTGWAAEDLLEKLGAGTPDELPASVVSAIRTLLTYWNDKRGTRAMPSRADFDPMDVPRLLPRLLLIDVEGVRSDGAGIFRYRVVGGTEVANRGHNPTGRLVEEGFYAESLENALAHYEAVRQSKCPIYDRVTFLDDRSRPVHEDTILLPFSEDGTTVSQILVYSQQLPLDGAFKPSGTRR; encoded by the coding sequence TTGACCGCTTTCACCGGCGCGCCCACTATTCCGGCGCCGTTGGGTGTGACGGGGTGGGCGGCGGAGGATCTGTTGGAGAAGCTGGGCGCTGGTACGCCGGACGAGCTGCCGGCCTCCGTGGTCTCTGCGATCCGGACGCTGCTCACCTATTGGAACGACAAGCGCGGCACCCGGGCCATGCCCAGCCGGGCGGATTTCGATCCGATGGATGTGCCGCGGCTGCTGCCGCGCCTTCTGCTGATCGATGTGGAGGGGGTCCGCTCCGACGGCGCCGGCATCTTCCGCTACCGGGTCGTCGGCGGCACCGAGGTCGCCAATCGCGGACACAACCCCACGGGACGTCTGGTCGAGGAGGGGTTCTACGCAGAATCCCTGGAGAATGCGCTGGCCCATTACGAGGCGGTGCGTCAGTCGAAATGCCCGATCTACGACCGGGTCACCTTTCTCGACGACAGGAGCAGGCCGGTCCATGAGGACACGATCCTGCTCCCGTTCTCCGAGGATGGGACGACGGTGTCCCAGATCCTGGTCTATTCCCAGCAACTGCCCCTGGACGGGGCGTTCAAGCCTTCAGGAACGCGCCGTTGA
- a CDS encoding class II aldolase/adducin family protein, producing the protein MPMSAAERALRQEVIDTCIKMNALGINQGTSGNASVRVSENPEDGFFITPSSIPYEEIAPEDIVTMKLDGSHSDNRRPSSEWRFHLDIMRARPDCGAIVHTHGMFATTLACLRMEIPAFHYMIAQAGGSTIRCSDYATFGTQELSDTALEALKDRKACLLANHGMIAIGPNLKKALALAVEVETLAAMYWRTLQVGKPVILPDDEIARVGEKFGTMGYGAVDAKKAGTA; encoded by the coding sequence ATGCCCATGTCCGCCGCCGAACGCGCCCTGCGCCAGGAGGTGATCGACACCTGCATCAAGATGAATGCTCTGGGCATCAACCAGGGCACATCCGGCAATGCCAGCGTGCGGGTGTCAGAAAATCCGGAGGACGGGTTCTTCATCACCCCGTCCTCGATCCCCTACGAGGAGATCGCGCCGGAGGACATCGTCACGATGAAACTAGACGGCAGCCATTCCGACAACCGGCGGCCGTCGAGCGAGTGGCGCTTCCATCTGGACATCATGCGTGCCCGGCCGGACTGCGGCGCCATCGTTCATACCCACGGCATGTTCGCCACCACGCTCGCCTGCCTGCGCATGGAGATCCCGGCCTTCCACTACATGATCGCCCAGGCCGGCGGCTCCACCATCCGCTGCTCCGACTACGCGACCTTCGGGACCCAGGAACTGTCGGACACCGCCCTGGAGGCGCTGAAGGACCGCAAGGCCTGCCTGCTGGCCAATCACGGCATGATCGCCATCGGCCCCAACCTGAAGAAGGCGCTGGCCCTGGCCGTGGAGGTCGAGACCCTGGCGGCCATGTACTGGCGCACCCTGCAGGTCGGAAAGCCGGTGATCCTGCCCGACGACGAGATCGCGCGGGTCGGCGAGAAATTCGGAACCATGGGCTACGGCGCGGTAGACGCGAAGAAAGCGGGGACGGCATGA
- a CDS encoding aspartate aminotransferase family protein, whose translation MSSAGSNATLEAAYSEAAERFTAANPKSAAIQEQALAAMPGGNTRTVLHYHPYPLRFARGEGCRLWDVDGHEYVDYLGEYTAGLYGHSESVIRDAIKQAADDGWVLGGPTLQEARLAEAIVNRFPALERVRFTNSGTEANMMALATARAFTGRDRVMVFKGGYHGGVLYFSGSPLNAPFDYVMGDYNDAEGSAALIREQGDRLAAVLVEPMSGSGGCLPGSEAFLKALRSATQETGALLIFDEVMTSRLSPTGLHGLLGITPDLISLGKYLGGGLSFGAFGGRADILAKFDPRQPGAWPHAGTFNNNVFTMSAGLAGLTHVYTPERAISLNADGDAMRARLQKAIEDRGLPLAMTGRGSMMALHAGRTAPTSPPEAGRRNRRLVDLMHLDLIQGGIYTARRGMMVLSLPMDQAAFDTLAAAFEEFLDSRRGVIEAALAEESVA comes from the coding sequence ATGAGCAGTGCAGGCAGCAACGCGACTCTGGAAGCCGCCTATTCCGAAGCGGCGGAGCGGTTCACCGCCGCCAATCCGAAGAGCGCCGCGATCCAGGAGCAGGCGCTGGCCGCCATGCCCGGCGGCAACACCCGCACCGTCCTGCACTACCACCCCTACCCCCTGCGCTTCGCCCGGGGCGAGGGCTGCCGGCTGTGGGACGTGGACGGGCACGAGTATGTCGACTACCTGGGCGAATACACCGCCGGGCTCTACGGCCACAGCGAGTCGGTGATCCGCGACGCCATCAAGCAGGCAGCCGATGACGGCTGGGTGCTGGGCGGGCCGACCCTGCAGGAGGCGCGGCTGGCCGAGGCCATCGTCAACCGCTTCCCGGCGCTGGAGCGGGTGCGCTTCACCAATTCCGGCACCGAGGCCAACATGATGGCGCTGGCCACCGCCCGCGCCTTCACCGGCCGCGACCGGGTCATGGTGTTCAAGGGCGGCTATCACGGCGGGGTGCTGTACTTCTCCGGCTCGCCGTTGAACGCGCCGTTCGACTACGTCATGGGCGACTACAACGACGCCGAGGGCAGCGCGGCGCTGATCCGCGAGCAGGGCGACCGGCTGGCCGCGGTGCTGGTCGAGCCGATGTCCGGGTCCGGCGGCTGCTTGCCCGGGTCCGAGGCCTTCCTGAAGGCGCTGCGGAGTGCGACCCAGGAGACCGGCGCGCTGCTGATCTTCGACGAGGTCATGACCTCCCGCCTGTCGCCGACCGGCCTGCACGGTCTGCTCGGCATCACCCCGGACCTGATCTCCCTCGGCAAGTATCTGGGCGGCGGGCTGAGCTTCGGCGCCTTCGGCGGCCGGGCCGACATCCTGGCCAAGTTCGACCCGCGCCAGCCGGGCGCCTGGCCCCATGCCGGGACGTTCAACAACAACGTCTTCACCATGTCCGCCGGGCTGGCCGGCCTGACCCATGTCTACACGCCGGAGCGGGCGATCTCCCTCAACGCCGACGGCGACGCCATGCGGGCCCGCCTGCAGAAGGCGATCGAGGATCGCGGCCTGCCGCTGGCGATGACCGGGCGGGGCTCGATGATGGCATTGCATGCCGGGCGCACCGCCCCCACCTCTCCGCCGGAAGCGGGGCGGCGCAACCGGCGGCTGGTCGACCTGATGCACCTGGATCTGATCCAGGGCGGCATCTACACCGCCCGACGGGGCATGATGGTGCTGTCGCTGCCGATGGACCAGGCGGCGTTCGACACGCTTGCAGCCGCCTTCGAGGAGTTCCTGGACAGCCGTCGGGGCGTGATCGAGGCGGCGTTGGCGGAGGAGAGCGTGGCATGA
- a CDS encoding hydantoinase B/oxoprolinase family protein, translated as MSTNRSALDQIHIQIQWNRLLSVVEEQAQTLVRTAFSTSAREAGDISAGVFDTDGQMLAQAVTGTPGHVNAMAASVGFFLEVYPIETMKDGDVYITNDPWKGTGHLNDITVVTPTFLDGKPVGLFACTSHVVDIGGRGFGPDGRQVYEEGINIPIMPLAREGEVDRGLLHLIKVNVRNPIEVEGDIYSLMACNEVGGRRLVEMMREFGMADLGELGRHIIDSSRAGMLEEIGKLPKGTYHNSMRIDGFESEVDLVGSLTVSDDGIDIDFEGTSGTSRYGINVPLTYTQAYASFGVRCVIGGSIPNNAGSLGVIRITAPEGSILNAPPPCAVAARHVIGQMLPDVMLGCLNHIIPDKVPAEGTSCLWNPVLLGGRGIVDGDYGDSRPFAMNTFHTGGTGARPGKDGMDATSFPSGVRNTPVEVNETIAPLIFWKKEYRTDSGGAGTYRGGTGQVMEIAHADGRPFAISSMFDRVIHPPRGRNGGANGATGKIYLKSGPKLQGKGRQTIPAGDTLVLEMPGGGGLGNPADRDAATLAIDVRDGFVSEAAAREAYGWTEPQLVAGDD; from the coding sequence ATGAGCACCAACCGTTCGGCCCTCGACCAGATCCACATCCAGATCCAGTGGAACCGTCTGCTCTCCGTCGTGGAGGAGCAGGCCCAGACCCTCGTGCGCACGGCCTTTTCCACCTCCGCGCGGGAGGCCGGCGACATCTCCGCCGGCGTGTTCGACACCGACGGCCAGATGCTGGCCCAGGCGGTGACCGGCACCCCCGGCCACGTCAACGCCATGGCCGCCTCGGTCGGGTTCTTCCTGGAGGTCTACCCGATCGAGACGATGAAGGACGGCGACGTCTACATCACCAACGATCCGTGGAAGGGCACCGGCCACCTGAACGACATCACCGTCGTCACCCCGACTTTCCTGGACGGCAAGCCGGTCGGTCTGTTCGCCTGCACCTCCCATGTGGTGGATATCGGCGGCCGCGGCTTCGGGCCGGATGGCCGGCAGGTCTACGAGGAAGGGATCAACATCCCGATCATGCCGCTGGCCCGCGAGGGCGAGGTCGATCGCGGCCTGCTGCACCTGATCAAGGTGAACGTCCGCAACCCGATCGAGGTGGAAGGCGACATCTACTCCCTGATGGCCTGCAACGAGGTCGGCGGGCGCCGGCTGGTGGAGATGATGCGCGAGTTCGGCATGGCCGATCTCGGCGAGCTCGGCCGCCACATCATCGACAGCTCCCGCGCCGGGATGCTGGAGGAGATCGGCAAGCTGCCCAAGGGCACCTACCACAACTCCATGCGGATCGACGGGTTCGAGAGCGAGGTCGACCTGGTCGGCTCGCTGACCGTGTCCGACGACGGGATCGACATCGATTTCGAGGGGACGTCCGGCACCTCGCGCTACGGCATCAACGTGCCGCTGACCTATACCCAGGCCTATGCCAGCTTCGGCGTGCGCTGCGTGATCGGCGGGTCGATCCCGAACAATGCCGGCTCGCTCGGCGTGATCCGGATCACCGCGCCCGAGGGCTCGATCCTGAACGCCCCGCCGCCCTGTGCCGTGGCCGCCCGCCACGTGATCGGCCAGATGCTGCCGGACGTCATGCTCGGCTGCCTGAACCACATCATCCCGGACAAGGTGCCGGCCGAGGGCACGAGCTGCCTGTGGAATCCGGTGCTGCTCGGCGGCCGCGGGATCGTCGACGGCGATTACGGCGACAGCCGGCCCTTCGCCATGAACACCTTCCACACCGGCGGCACCGGCGCGCGTCCGGGCAAGGACGGCATGGACGCGACCTCCTTCCCGTCGGGCGTGCGCAACACCCCGGTCGAGGTGAACGAGACCATCGCCCCGCTGATCTTCTGGAAGAAGGAGTACCGGACGGATTCCGGCGGTGCGGGCACCTATCGCGGCGGCACCGGCCAGGTGATGGAGATCGCCCATGCCGACGGCAGGCCGTTCGCCATCTCCTCGATGTTCGACCGGGTCATCCATCCGCCGCGCGGCCGTAACGGCGGGGCGAACGGGGCGACCGGAAAGATCTATCTGAAGTCCGGCCCGAAGCTGCAGGGCAAGGGACGCCAGACGATCCCGGCGGGCGACACGCTGGTGCTGGAGATGCCGGGCGGCGGCGGGCTGGGCAATCCGGCCGACCGCGATGCGGCGACCCTCGCCATCGACGTGCGCGACGGCTTCGTCAGCGAGGCCGCGGCCCGCGAGGCCTATGGCTGGACCGAGCCGCAGCTTGTCGCAGGCGACGATTGA
- a CDS encoding hydantoinase/oxoprolinase family protein, with product MGANPQSVRLAVDVGGTFTDVALEIGDPAADGRRVTSKVLTTPRAPEQGVIDGVEKAVAEAGIAPGDVTLIIHGTTLATNALIERKGAKTALITTEGHRDSVEMAQENRFEQYDINIDRPDPIVPRYLRWSVRERMNYRGEVLIDLDEDSVRALLPQFEANGVEAVAIGLLHSYANGAHETRVAEIIAEARPNLAITLSCEVCPEIREYERQSTASANAYVQPKMAGYLRKLEDEMRSRGFGCPFLLMTSGGGLTDLDTAVRFPIRLVESGPAGGAILATEIAKECGLANVVSYDMGGTTAKICLIDNYAPQMTRTFEVARVYRNMKGSGLPVRIPAIEMVEIGAGGGSIAHVDSMGRLQVGPESAGSEPGPACYGRGGERPTVTDGDVVMGKVDPARFAGGSVALDVAASEKAVATDVGAPMQLEGRLAAFALAEIVDENMANAARVHAIEWGKDISARAMIAFGGAAPLHAARLAEKLAIDTIVVPTGAGVGSAIGFLRAPVSYEVVRSRYLLLSDFDAGSVNALLTGMSDEARAIVSAAAAGVELSETRVAYMRYSGQGHEITVPLPEGDLTAADGDAIRKSFETEYAKLYGRTIPDVEPEILSWTLTVAAPIAPAPEPVEAASGAGTAAPIDSRVVFDPDLQRDADYAIHARTDLAPGMTVAGPALIVEDQTTTVVTSTFNAKVDGLGYLILTAKHKTAA from the coding sequence ATGGGCGCTAACCCCCAGTCCGTTCGTCTTGCCGTCGATGTCGGCGGCACCTTCACCGACGTGGCCCTCGAGATCGGCGACCCCGCCGCCGACGGCCGCCGCGTCACCTCCAAGGTCCTGACCACGCCGCGGGCGCCGGAGCAGGGGGTGATCGACGGGGTGGAGAAAGCCGTCGCTGAGGCCGGGATCGCGCCGGGCGACGTGACCCTGATCATCCACGGCACGACGCTGGCCACCAACGCGCTGATCGAGCGCAAGGGGGCGAAGACGGCGCTGATCACCACCGAGGGTCACCGGGACTCCGTGGAGATGGCGCAGGAGAACCGGTTCGAGCAGTACGACATCAACATCGACCGGCCGGATCCGATCGTCCCGCGCTACCTGCGCTGGTCGGTGCGCGAGCGCATGAACTACCGCGGCGAGGTGCTCATTGACCTCGACGAGGACAGCGTGCGCGCGCTGCTGCCGCAGTTCGAGGCGAACGGGGTTGAGGCGGTGGCCATCGGCCTGCTGCACTCCTACGCCAACGGGGCCCATGAGACGCGGGTGGCCGAGATCATCGCCGAGGCGCGGCCGAACCTGGCGATCACCCTGTCCTGCGAGGTCTGCCCGGAAATCCGCGAGTACGAGCGCCAGTCCACCGCCTCGGCCAATGCCTATGTTCAGCCGAAGATGGCCGGCTATCTGCGCAAGCTGGAGGACGAGATGCGGTCGCGCGGCTTCGGCTGCCCGTTCCTGCTGATGACGTCCGGCGGCGGCCTGACCGACCTGGATACCGCCGTGCGCTTCCCGATCCGGCTGGTCGAGTCCGGCCCGGCCGGCGGCGCCATCCTGGCGACCGAGATCGCCAAGGAATGCGGCCTCGCCAACGTCGTCTCCTACGACATGGGCGGCACCACGGCGAAGATCTGCCTGATCGACAATTACGCGCCGCAGATGACTCGCACCTTCGAGGTGGCCCGGGTCTACCGCAACATGAAGGGGAGCGGCCTGCCGGTGCGCATCCCGGCCATCGAGATGGTGGAGATCGGTGCCGGCGGCGGCTCCATCGCCCATGTGGACAGCATGGGCCGGCTGCAGGTCGGCCCGGAGAGTGCCGGCTCCGAGCCGGGCCCGGCCTGCTACGGCCGCGGCGGCGAGCGGCCGACCGTGACCGACGGCGACGTGGTCATGGGCAAGGTCGATCCGGCCCGCTTCGCCGGCGGCTCCGTGGCGCTTGACGTGGCCGCGTCCGAGAAGGCGGTGGCGACCGATGTCGGCGCGCCGATGCAGTTGGAAGGCCGGCTCGCCGCTTTCGCGCTGGCCGAGATCGTCGACGAGAACATGGCCAACGCCGCCCGCGTCCATGCCATCGAATGGGGCAAGGACATCTCCGCCCGCGCGATGATCGCCTTCGGCGGCGCCGCGCCGCTGCATGCCGCCCGGCTGGCCGAGAAGCTGGCGATCGATACCATCGTGGTGCCGACCGGCGCCGGCGTCGGCTCGGCCATCGGTTTCCTGCGCGCCCCGGTCTCCTACGAGGTGGTGCGCAGCCGCTACCTGCTGCTCTCCGACTTCGACGCCGGCTCGGTGAACGCGCTGCTGACCGGCATGTCGGACGAGGCCCGCGCCATCGTCAGCGCGGCGGCCGCCGGGGTCGAGCTGTCCGAGACCCGGGTCGCCTATATGCGCTACTCGGGTCAGGGTCACGAGATCACCGTGCCGCTGCCGGAAGGCGACCTGACCGCCGCCGACGGCGACGCGATCCGCAAGTCCTTCGAGACGGAATACGCCAAGCTCTACGGCCGCACGATCCCCGACGTGGAGCCGGAGATCCTGTCCTGGACCCTGACCGTCGCCGCCCCGATCGCGCCGGCGCCGGAACCGGTGGAGGCCGCGTCGGGTGCCGGCACCGCCGCGCCGATCGACAGCCGCGTGGTGTTCGATCCCGACCTGCAGCGCGATGCCGACTACGCCATCCATGCCCGCACGGACCTCGCGCCCGGCATGACCGTGGCCGGCCCGGCGCTGATCGTCGAGGACCAGACCACGACCGTCGTGACGTCGACCTTCAATGCCAAGGTGGACGGCCTCGGCTACCTGATCCTGACCGCCAAGCACAAGACGGCGGCGTGA
- a CDS encoding amidohydrolase family protein, with product MSGPSAPGTTVIRNAAWIVAWDAKESRHVYLKGGDVVFANGVVTQVGGRYTGEVDVEMDGSERMVMPGLVNIHSHPTSEPLRKGVTDEIRSPGFFHSSLYEFLTIFENDPEGLAASLRVAMAELLTSGVTTVVDYSFPFDAWLDVLAESGIRACVAPMFKDAKWYTNDGHQLQYDWDETGGGRAGMEKAMRTIDLANQHPSGRLMGMMAPAQIDTCSADLLRDSFDYAKERNLPWQTHAAQSVNEFQEMIRRHGRTPVQWMSDIGVLGEHAIIGHGIFLDHHPWVHWSTREDLRLLADSGTTVAHCPTVFMRRGITLRTFGGYVREGINMGIGTDTYPHNFLEEMRNVATVARTIAETVDDLNTSDIFNAATVGGARALRRDDIGKLAVGCRADLVCVDLTAPSMMPVREPIRSLIYAATDRGIRDVFVDGNQVVKDGAVTTIDLRAALDELQAAQERSFSSIPTRDWAGRTVDQMAPMVFETRESL from the coding sequence ATGAGCGGTCCGTCCGCCCCCGGCACCACCGTCATCCGCAACGCCGCCTGGATCGTCGCCTGGGACGCCAAGGAGAGCCGCCACGTCTACCTGAAGGGGGGAGACGTGGTCTTCGCCAACGGCGTGGTGACCCAGGTGGGCGGCCGCTATACCGGCGAGGTCGATGTGGAGATGGACGGCTCCGAGCGCATGGTGATGCCGGGCCTGGTCAACATCCACTCGCACCCGACCAGCGAGCCGCTGCGCAAGGGCGTGACCGACGAGATCCGCAGCCCCGGCTTCTTCCATTCCTCGCTCTACGAGTTCCTCACCATCTTCGAGAACGACCCCGAGGGGCTGGCCGCGAGCCTGCGGGTCGCCATGGCCGAGCTGCTGACCAGCGGCGTGACCACTGTGGTCGACTATTCCTTCCCGTTCGACGCCTGGCTCGACGTGCTGGCCGAGTCCGGCATCCGCGCCTGCGTGGCGCCGATGTTCAAGGACGCCAAATGGTACACCAATGACGGCCACCAGCTTCAGTACGACTGGGACGAGACCGGGGGCGGACGGGCCGGGATGGAAAAGGCGATGCGCACCATCGACCTCGCCAACCAGCACCCCTCGGGCCGCCTGATGGGCATGATGGCGCCGGCGCAGATCGACACCTGCTCGGCCGACCTGCTGCGCGACAGCTTCGACTACGCCAAGGAACGGAACCTGCCCTGGCAGACCCACGCCGCCCAGTCGGTGAACGAGTTCCAGGAGATGATCCGCCGCCACGGCCGCACCCCGGTGCAGTGGATGAGCGATATCGGCGTGCTGGGCGAGCACGCGATCATCGGCCACGGCATCTTCCTCGACCATCACCCCTGGGTGCACTGGTCGACCCGCGAGGACCTGCGCCTGCTGGCCGACAGCGGCACCACCGTCGCCCATTGCCCGACCGTGTTCATGCGCCGCGGCATCACCCTGCGCACCTTCGGCGGCTATGTGCGCGAGGGCATCAACATGGGCATCGGCACCGACACCTATCCGCACAATTTCCTGGAGGAGATGCGCAACGTCGCCACGGTGGCCCGCACCATCGCCGAGACGGTGGACGACCTGAACACCTCCGACATCTTCAACGCCGCCACGGTCGGCGGGGCCCGGGCCTTGCGCCGCGACGATATCGGCAAGCTGGCGGTCGGTTGCCGCGCCGATCTGGTCTGCGTCGACCTGACCGCGCCGTCGATGATGCCGGTGCGCGAGCCGATCCGCTCGCTGATCTATGCCGCCACCGACCGGGGCATCCGCGACGTGTTCGTGGACGGCAACCAGGTGGTGAAGGACGGCGCGGTGACGACCATCGACCTGCGCGCCGCCCTGGACGAGCTGCAGGCCGCACAGGAACGCTCGTTCTCCAGCATCCCGACCCGAGACTGGGCCGGCCGCACCGTCGACCAGATGGCCCCGATGGTGTTCGAGACGCGGGAGAGCCTGTGA
- a CDS encoding carboxymuconolactone decarboxylase family protein, which produces MARVPYLTPDDLAPEDQDLLKRPITLHRALANSPGMARAFGTIGGHIRYGSGLDPRLRELAIIQVGYLTRSPYEYSHHCRLGVEQFGVSAEDIHAISRETEAECSGGFPELETAVLRAAREMVTEMAVTDTAYATLEAGIDRADLVDLIVTIGFYCGVVRILASLQIDVEDDYAPWLEQFPLPA; this is translated from the coding sequence ATGGCCCGCGTTCCGTATCTCACGCCGGACGACCTCGCGCCCGAGGACCAGGATCTGCTGAAGCGACCGATCACCCTGCACCGGGCGCTGGCGAACAGCCCCGGCATGGCCCGCGCCTTCGGCACCATCGGCGGCCATATCCGCTACGGCAGCGGCCTCGATCCTCGGCTGCGCGAGCTCGCCATCATCCAGGTCGGCTACCTCACCCGCAGCCCCTACGAATACTCCCACCACTGCCGCCTCGGCGTAGAGCAGTTCGGAGTCAGTGCCGAGGACATCCACGCCATCAGCCGCGAGACCGAGGCCGAGTGCAGCGGCGGCTTCCCCGAGCTGGAGACCGCCGTACTGCGCGCCGCCCGCGAGATGGTCACCGAGATGGCGGTCACCGACACCGCCTACGCCACCCTGGAAGCCGGGATCGACCGGGCGGATCTGGTCGACCTCATCGTCACCATCGGCTTCTACTGCGGGGTGGTTCGGATCCTCGCCAGCCTGCAGATCGACGTGGAGGACGACTACGCCCCCTGGCTGGAGCAGTTCCCGCTCCCGGCCTGA